One window from the genome of Nicotiana tomentosiformis chromosome 5, ASM39032v3, whole genome shotgun sequence encodes:
- the LOC104114555 gene encoding squamosa promoter-binding-like protein 11, with protein sequence MSKHIILLFWNFPFSVLFFFWFRFVIMDWNLKSDQLEWGWDNNISICSCSGLEFCRHAETFIDEKEVNKAENIYSLDGFSSYSLDHGSSVKSSAEQCNYGKVGSVPGFVSVERKEKYSTFGTCTRPGESSIGLNLYSANNETVTNYPLLPLSSTTAKRCKGSYHLMQNPYCQVEGCNLDLTTVKEYHRRHRICESHSKSPMVFVAGMERRFCQQCSRFHELSEFDDNKRSCRRRLSDHNARRRRSQPEANHFSSTGRPSSFHDRQSRTSGSLSGSSMSTSNSMGKSSCRPKNIRGLNTSTSDYKLDVSSNLQRRAHSLLSTNSLGWDDPTHTSMEQLIMPASVSASQPFVHSVTPNWPQVSSEHFPADHQVPFYSPHCFNGSA encoded by the exons ATGTCAAAGCACATCATTTTGTTATTTTGGAACTTCCCATTTtcagtccttttttttttttggttcagATTTGTCATCATGGACTGGAACTTGAAGAGTGACCAATTGGAATGGGGCTGGGATAATAATATAAGCATTTGCAGTTGCTCGGGATTGGAGTTTTGTAGGCATGCAGAAACTTTCATCGATGAGAAGGAAGTAAATAAAGCTGAAAATATATATTCTCTAGATGGTTTTTCTAGCTATAGTTTGGACCATGGCTCTTCTGTCAAATCTTCAGCTGAACAATGTAATTATGGGAAAGTTGGTTCTGTGCCAGGTTTTGTAAGCGTGGAGAGAAAAGAGAAATATTCTACTTTTGGAACTTGTACAAGACCTGGAGAATCGTCAATTGGCTTAAATCTGTACTCTGCTAACAATGAGACTGTTACTAATTATCCTCTACTTCCTTTGTCATCTACGACAGCAAAGCGATGTAAGGGTTCTTATCATCTAATGCAGAATCCCTACTGCCAAGTTGAAGGATGTAATCTTGACCTTACAACAGTTAAAGAGTATCATCGGCGTCATAGAATCTGTGAATCCCATTCTAAAAGCCCAATGGTCTTTGTTGCTGGGATGGAGCGCCGTTTTTGCCAACAGTGTAGCAG GTTCCATGAGCTGTCCGAGTTTGATGATAACAAACGAAGCTGTCGAAGGAGGCTCTCTGACCACAATGCTAGGCGTCGTCGGTCACAACCAGAGGCAAATCACTTTAGTTCAACAGGACGACCTTCTTCGTTTCATG ATCGACAATCACGTACTAGTGGTTCTTTAAGTGGCTCATCTATGTCCACTTCAAATTCAATGGGGAAAAGCTCTTGCCGTCCTAAGAATATACGAG GTTTAAATACATCTACAAGTGATTATAAGTTGGATGTTTCATCCAATCTTCAACGACGTGCTCATTCTCTTCTGTCAACAAATTCTTTGGGTTGGGATGATCCTACACATACTTCCATGGAGCAGCTTATAATGCCTGCAAGTGTCAGCGCATCACAGCCGTTTGTGCACTCTGTAACACCAAACTGGCCACAAGTTTCATCAGAACATTTTCCGGCGGATCATCAAGTGCCTTTCTACTCCCCACATTGCTTCAACGGATCTGCCTGA